The window CACAAGCTGCCCTACATGGCCATCATCGGCGGGAGAGAGGCCGAGGCCGGAACCGTGGCCGTGCGGGCGCGCGGGGCGGACGCCAAGCAGGTGGTGACGGGCCGCGACGAATTCGCCGACGCGTTGGCCCAGGAGATCGCCGAAAAGAGGCTCCCACCGGGCTTCACCCAGGGGGGCGAAATCGGTTGACACGTTCGCGCTCCCGGGCTAGCTTGGCGGCGTGAAATAACGCAAAGCGGGGGCGGTGCGTCCGCCCTCCACCCATCGGTCCGCGATCGCGGCACTGCCGGGTTCCACGCACGACCGTTCCCCCAAGGGGGGCGGATCGCTGGTTTGGACCCGTGATCGCGGGTCCTTTTTTGTTGTCGCATGTTGGAGGTGTTCCCATCGCCGTAGACAAAAGAACTCGGGTCAACGACCAGATCCGGATCAGCCCCGTGCGCGTCGTGGACGAGAACGGGGAGCAGTTGGGAATTCTCGGCCTCGATGAGGCGAAGACCGCGGCTTCGGACCGTGGCCTCGACCTGGTGGAGGTCGCACCCATGGCACGGCCGCCGGTCTGCCGGATCATGGATTACGGCAAGTTCAAGTACGAGGAGGCGCGCAAGGCGCGGGAGGCGCGCAAGAAGCAGCACACGACGCACGTGAAGGAGGTGAAGTTCCGCCCCGGAATCGAGGAGCACGATTTCGCCTTCAAGGTGCGCCACGCGCGGCGCTTCCTCACGGAGGGAGACAAGGTCAAGGCGACGATGATGTTTCGGGGGCGGCAGATGGCGCACCCCGAGATCGGGCGGGAGGTCCTCGATAGAGTGGCCGACGCGGTGGAAGACCTGGGCAAGGTTGAGAGCGCCCCATCGATGGAAGGGCGCTTCATGATCATGATTCTCGCGCCCCGAAAGTAGCGGGCGGGGACGGAGGAGTCGGGATGCCGAAGATGAAGTCGAACCGAGCCGCCGCGAAGCGCTTCAGGCGGACGGCCACGGGTAAGTTGAAGCGGAACAAGGCTTTCAAGAGCCACATCCTTACCAAGAAGAGCCCCAAGCGGAAGCGGCAGCTGCGCGGTTCCACCATGGTGTCGGCGGCCGACAAGAAACGTGTGAACCGGCTGCTGGGAGGGAAGTAGATCATGGGTCGCGTCACGAGCGCGGTGCAGAGGCACCGCAAGAAGAAGCGGTATTTCAAGGCCGCCAAGGGCTATTGGGGGGCACGATCCAAGCTCTGGCGGATCGCCAAGAACGCGGTGGAGCGCGGCTGGCAGTACAGCTACCGGGATCGCAAGCAGCGCAAGCGGGTGTTTCGGCGGCTCTGGATCACGCGCATCAACGCGGCCGCACGCGAGCACGACATGAGCTATTCGCGCTTCATGAATGGGCTCAAGCACTCCGGCATCGAGATCAATCGCAAGGTTCTGGCTGACCTGGCAGTACGGCAGCCGGATGCCTTTGCCGAGCTCGTGGGTCGAGCCCGGGCCGGGTTGGAGTAACGATCGTGGCACGGGCCGGGGCAACTCGGCCCGTTGCGCATCCAGGACCCACGAGCGAACGGCGGTGGGGTCGTGCAAACGGAAACCGTAGCACAGCTCGAGGAAATGCTGGCGGCGGCGCAGGCGGAGGCAGCCGGGGCGTCCGGCGTCGATGACCTGGAAGCCGTCCGCGTCCGGTGGTTGGGGCGCAAGGAAGGCCGGCTGACGGCCGTTCTTCGGGGCCTCAGCTCGCTCCCGGCCGAGCAGCGGGGCGCCGTCGGCGCGGCCGCCAATCGCGCCAAGCAGGTGCTCTCGGAGGCCCTGGACCAGCGCGTGGCGTCGCTGCGGGCGGAGCCCGCCGCCGAGGGCGGGCTCGACCTGTCCATGCCCGGACGGCGCGAGTGGCGCGGCGGCGTCCACCCCGTCACGGTCGTGATCGACGAGATCTGCGACATCTTTCGCGGCCTGGGCTTCACCCGCGCCCGCGGTCCGGAAGTGGAGACCGACTGGCACAACTTCGTCGCGCTGAATACGCCGCTGGACCATCCCGCCGCGGACGAGCACGACACGATGTGGCTGGGGCCGCACACGCTGCTGCGCAGTCACACCTCGCCGGTGCAGATCCGCACCATGCAGGCCTACGAGCCGCCGGTGCGGATCGTGGTGCCCGGAATGGCCTACCGACGCGACCCCTTCGACGCTTCCCACGCCCCCGCCTTCGAGCAGATCGAGGGCCTGGCGGTCGACGAGGGGATCACGTTCGTGGAGTTCAAGTGGACGCTGGCCGAATTCGCGAGGCAGTTCTTCGGCGCGGACACCAGGACTCGCTTCCGGCCCTCCTACTTCCCGTTCACGGAGCCGAGCGCGGAAGTGGACGTCACCTGCATGATCTGCGACGCCCAGGGTTGTAGCGCCTGCAAGGGCACCGGCTGGATAGAGATCATGGGCGCGGGCATGGTCGACCCGGCGGTGTTCGAGCGGGTCGGCTACGACCCGGAGCGCTACACGGGATTCGCCTTCGGCATGGGGCCGGCGCGGATCGCCATGCTGAGATACGGGGTCCCCGACATCCGCATATTCTACGACTCGGACATCCGCTTCCTGGAGCAGTTCGCCCGATGAACGTCAGCTACCAGTGGCTGCGCGAGATCGCTCCCGGGCTCGAGGGCGACGCGGTGGAGGTCGCCGATCGACTGGCAGCCCTCGGCGCCCCCGCCGACGCCGTGACCGCCGTCGGTGCTGCGCTGGGCGACGTGGTCGTGGGGCGCGTCCTGGAGGTGGCCAAGCACCCCAACGCCGACCGCCTGACGCTGTGCCGGGTGGACGCCGGTGGAGAGGCTCCGGTGAACGTGGTGTGCGGCGCCCCGAACGTGCAGGCCGGGGCGTTCTACCCCTTCATCCCGGTCGGGGGCGTGCTGCCGGGAGGGGTCAAGATTCGCAAGGCGAAGATCCGGGGCGAGGTCAGCGCAGGGATGCTGTGCAGCGCCCGCGAACTCGAGCTGGGACACGATCACATGGGCATCCTGCGGCTGGGCGACGCCCACGAGCCGGGCGCCCCCTTCGTGGACGCCGCGGGCCTCGATGACACGCGCCTGGAGCTGGACATCACCGCGGACCGCCCAGACCTGCTGTGCCACATGGGCGTCGCGCGCGCCCTCGAGGGCGTGACTGGCGTGCGCATTCCGCCCATTCCCGGTACCGACGTGGCGACCTCGACCGATCCCGCCATGGCTTCGGCCGGAGCGCAGGCGGAGGCGGCCGGCGCGCGCATCGAGATCGAGGATACCGAGGCGTGCATGCGCTTCCTTGGCACTGTGATCGAGGGCGTGCGAGTCGGCCCCTCGCCCGAATGGCTGGAGATGCGTCTGCGAGCGGTCGGGCTGCGCCCGATCAACAACGTGGTGGACGTCACCAACTTCGTGAACCACGAGTTGGGCAGGCCCATGCACGCCTACGACCTGGACCGCGTGCGGGGCAGGAGAATCGGCGTGCGCTGGGGCGCCGCGGGCGAGAAGGTCGTTACGCTCGATGGAGAAGAACGAAAGCTGAGCGAAGGCATGCTGGTGATCGCCGACGCCGAAGGACCGATCGGCCTGGCCGGCGTGATGGGCGGCCTCGACTCGGAGGTGTCCGACGCCACCACGACGGTCTTCCTCGAGCTGGCCCACTTCGATCCGAAGTCGGTGCGGGCGACGCGCAGGGCGGCGGGACTCACCACGGACGCCAGCTTCCGCTTCGAGCGCGGCGTCGATCCCGACGCCGCGGAGCCGGCGCTGCGCCGCGCCTTGGCCATGATAGTAGAGCTGACCGGGGGTCAGGTGGTGGGCGACATCGGCGACGCCCACCCCGCGCCCAGCGTCGCCCACGAGGTGACGCTGCGGACCGACCGGGTGCGGCACCTGCTGGGCGTGCCGCTGACGACCGAGCGGGTGCGCGAGCTGCTTGCGCCCATCGGACTCGAGGTCGTCGACGCCGACGCCGACGCGACCACCTATCGCGTGCCCGGACACCGACTGACCGACCTCACGCGGGAGGTGGATCTGATAGAGGAGGTGGCGAGGCACGCGGGCTACGACAGCTTCCCGGAGGAGCGGCTGCCGATCCGTCCGAGCGCGGTTCCCGACGCCCCGCTGTCCGTGCTCGAAGGCAGGCTGCGCGAGCGCTGGGTGGGCCGCGGCTTCCTCGAGGCGCGTACCGCGGCGTTCGCCCCCGAAGAGGAAGGCGACGTCGCGCTGCTCAATCCGCTGTCCAGCGAAGAGAGTCGGCTGCGCCGCTCGCTCGTGCCCGGACTGATCCGGCGGCTGCGGTTCAACCAGGCGCGCGGCGCGCGCGACGTGCGGTTGTTCGAGATCGGCACGGGCTTCGCCGCCGCGCTCTCGGAGGACGACATGCCCCGCGAGACGACGCGCCTCGCGGCGGCGTTCACCGGTGCACGACGCGCGCCGCACTGGGAGTCGCCGGTGCCCGAATGGGACGTGTGGGACGCGCGCGGGCTGCTGGAGGACATGGCTGACGCGCTGGAGCTGTCCGCCTCGGTCGTCGGCTGGAGCGCCGCCGCGCCGCGCACCGATATAGGCGCGTCTCTCGGAGGGACGGGGCTAGACGCGCCGAGCGCGCTCCGCCTGATCGACGCGGAGGGAGCGATCGTGGGGGTCGCCGGTCCCGTCGCCGCCGCGGTGGCCGACGCGCCGCCCTGGTCGGCGCCCTGGTGGGCGCTCGAGGTGCTGCTGCCGAGCGACCCCGACCTGAGCGATCGCCGGCGCTTGATCCCGCTACCCGCCCAGCCGGCGGTCGAGAGAGACCTCGCCCTGGCGACCCCGATAGAGATGCCCGCCGCGGAGGTCGATCGCGGCATTCGGGCGGCCGCCAGCGAGCTGCTGGTGGGGCTGACCCTGTTCGACGTCTACGTGGGACCCGGCGTGGACGCGGGCCGACGCAGTCTCGCCTTCCGGTTGCGGTTTCAGGCGCCGGACCGCACGCTGACCGACAGTGAGGTCGACGCGGAGGTGGCGAGGGTACTGGATCGCCTGGCGGAGGAGCTCGATGTCCGGCAAAGAAGCTGACGCCTCCGGGGCGGAGTCCGGCTGGGACCGCCTCGAGGCGAGCGTCGAGGAGCTGTTGACGCGCAACGAGGCGCTCGCCGAGCGGGCGCGCGCCGCGGAGGAGCGGGTAGCCGAGTTGCAGAGCGCGCTCAAGACGGCCAAGACAGGAGTGGCGGATGCCCGGGGTGTGGCTTCCGAGCTGAAGAACCTGCGGAAGCGTAACGGTCTTCTCGAGGACCGCATGGCGGATGGCCGTGCTCGAGTGAGAAGGATCTCCGAGCGACTACGTCTCGCGCAGGAGGGCTGATGCAAGGGGACCAGGAGCTGCGGCCGATCCAGCAGGAGTTGGAGGCGTCCCAACGGACGAGCGTTACCGTCGCGATCGGCGGCGATGAGTACAACCTGCGTGTCATCACCACGCCCGAGTACGCGCTGCGCTGCGCCGGCGTCGTGGACGCTTCCATGCAGGAGATCACGAGTCGCGCGGCGTTGGTCGATCCGCACCGCGCCGCCATCCTGGCGGCGCTGTCGGTGGCGGACAGGATGTTCCGCGCCGAGGCCCAGGTGGGCGTCGAGAAGGCGTGGGCCGCCGACAGAGCCGGCGCGCTGGCCGACCGGATCCAAGAGCGCCTGGCCGAAAGCTCCGCCTAGGGTTTCCTCGGAGGCAGCCGCAGAGTCGTCCTGAAGGCCACGACCCTGGGGCCCGTGCCGGGACCCGGCCGGTTGCGACCGTTTCCGCGCCGCCCCTAGTTTCCCGCCCAGTCCCGGATTCGTTTTTTTATCCGGGCCGATAATCGAATCGAACGACAGGGCGCGCGCGCCCTTACGGAGATTTTCCATGGACGGGTTGCCCATAGAGGTGGCGGCCCCGCTCGCGTTCGTGCTCGGGGGGCTCACGGCCTGGGCCGTAGCCCGAGTGCTGCGTGCCCGGGGCTTCCGCTCGGCCCGCGAAGAGGCCGACCGGATGGTATCGGAGGCAACTCAGGACGCCGACCGGGTCCGCAAGGAAGCCGAGCTCGCCGGCAAGGAGAGCGTTTTCCGCGCAAAGGAAGCGTGGGAGCGGGACGAAGCGGAGCTGCGGCGGGAAGCAAAAGACGTCGAGGGGCGTCTCGAGTCGCGGCGCGGTACGCTGGATCGTCGCGAAGAAAGCATCGCCCGGCGCGAGGAGGAGTTGTCCAGCCAGGAGCATGCCCTGGCGGGCAAGATGGACGCCCTGCGGGCGCAGGCCGAGGGACTGGAGCGGCAACGCGGCGAGGTGCGGGGGCGGCTGGAGAAGCTCGCCGGGCTGTCCGCGCAGGACGCGAAGCGCCATCTCATCCAGGAGTTCGAGGAAGAGGCGAGAGCCGAGGGCGCCAATCGCCTTCGAGAGATCCGCGAGTCCGCCAAGCGGGACGCCGATCGCGAAGCCCGCAACATCATCTCGCTGGCGATCCAGCGCATCGCCGCCGACCACACCGCCGAGAGCACGGTCTCCGTCGTGAGCCTCCCATCGGACGAAATGAAGGGCCGCATCATAGGCCGTGAGGGCCGCAACATCAGGGCGTTCGAACAGGCCACCGGTATCGACGTCATCATCGACGACACCCCCGAAGCGGTGATCCTGTCCGGGTTCGATCCGATCCGCAGGGAAACCGCGCGCATAAGCCTCGAGAAGCTCATCACCGATGGGCGCATCCATCCCGGGCGCATCGAGGAAGTGGTGGCCAAGAGCCGCAAGGAGGTCGACGGGGCCATGGTGGAAGCGGCCGAGGAGATCCTCTACGAGATGGGGGTCCACGGCGTGCACGCGGAGATCGTAAAGGTCCTCGGGCGGCTGAAATACCGCACCTCCTACGGGCAGAACCAGCTCCTGCACTCCAAGGAAGTCGCGATAGTCGCGGGCAACATGGCCATGGAGATGGGCCTGGACGCGACGATGGCCAAGCGCATGGGGCTGCTGCACGACGTGGGCAAGGGGCTTACCCACGACCACGAAGGGACGCACGTAGAGCTCGGCTATCGGCTGTGCGAGCGGCACGGGGAGCCCGAGCAGGTCCTGAACGCCATCAAGGCGCACCACGACGAGGAGCCGCACCGCTTCCCGGAGACCTTCCTGGTCACCGCCGCCGACGCCATCAGCGGGGCCCGCCCCGGGGCGCGCCGGGAGATGTTCGAGACCTACGTCAAGCGGCTCGAGAAGCTGGAGGAAATCGCCCAGGGCTTCGACGGGGTCGAGCGCTGCTTCGCGATCCAGGCGGGCCGCGAGATCAGGGTCATGGTGGACCCGGACAACGTGACCGACGAGGCCATGACGCGCCTCAGCGACCAGGTCGCCCGCAAGCTGGAGGACGAGCTCCAGTATCCGGGCCAGATCAAGGTGGTGGTGATCCGCGAGACGCGCGCCGTGGATTTCGCCCGCTGACCGACCCTTTCCAGGAACCGACGCAAGCGATGAGAATCATCAGCGGCAAGGATTTGAGCGAAGAGATGCGGGCGGAGATCGCCGAGCAGGCGGGCGCGTTCACCCGGGACACGGGCGTGCGGCCCGGGTTGGTGACCGTGCTCGTGGGCGAGGACGCGGCGAGCCAGTTGTACGTCCGCATGAAGGGCAAGGCGGCCGACAAGGCCGGCTTCATGTCGCGCAACATGGTGCTGTCGGAGAGCGCCACCCAGGACGAGCTGCTGGGCGTGATCGCCGGACTCAACGCCGACCCCGAGGTGCACGGCATCCTCGTGCAGCTCCCGCTGCCGGACCACATCGCCGAGGCCGCGGTGATAGACGCGATCTCGCCCGACAAGGACGTGGACGGGTTCCACTCGGTGAACACCGGTCGGCTGTCGGCGGGAGACACCAACGTGCTGGCACCCTGCACACCCGCCGGCGTGGTGGAGATGCTCGTGCGGTCCGGCTACGACCCGGCCGGCAAGCACGTGGTGATCGTCGGGCGCTCCAACATCGTGGGCAAGCCGCTCGCCCAGCTCCTGCTGCGCAGGGGTCGGGGCGGCGACGCGACCGTCACGGTCGCCCACAGCCGCACGCAGAACCTGGGAGAGCATACCCGGCAGGCCGACATCCTGGTCGCCGCGGTCGGGCGTGCGGAGCTGATCACCGCGGACATGGTCAAGCCGGGCGCGGTGGTTATCGACGTCGGCGTCAACCGCGTCGAGGACCCGACGCGCGAGAAGGGCTACAAGGTGGTCGGAGACGTGGCGTTCGACGAGGTCGCACAGGTGGCCGAGGCCATCACGCCGGTCCCCGGAGGGGTGGGCCCCATGACCATCACGATGCTGCTCGCGAACACCCTGGAGGCCGCGCGCCGCCTCAACTCCGTGAGCGTGGAGACGACGTGACCCTGGACCTGTTCGGGCGCGCCCCGCCAGGCTCGCGCGAAGCGGCCGAGCGCCGGGCCCGCACCGAGGCGCTGGTGCCGGGACGTAGCCGTGACGCCCCGCTGTCTCCCTCCACCGTGAACGGCCTCGCCCGCGAGGTGCTCGAGACCGGATTCCCGTCCCTGTGGGTCGCCGGGGAGGTGGCCAACTGGCGCCGCGTCCCCGCCGGCCACTGCTACTTCACGCTGCGCGACGCGTCGGCACAATTGCCGTGCGTGATGTTCGCCAGCCAGGCGCGCCGGCTGCCCGCCGATCCGGAAAATGGCATGGAAGTCCGGGTGCTGGGCGCGCTGACCCTGTACGAGACGCGGGGCGCCTATCAGTTGCGCGCCGAGATGCTCGAGGCGGCCGGCGGCGACGGGCTCTGGCGGCTCGCGTTCGAGCGTCTGCGGGTGCGCCTGCAGGAGGACGGCCTTCTGGCGCCGGGGCGCAAGCGGGCGCTGCCGCGCTGTCCCACGCGGGTGGGCATCGTCACTTCGCCCGCGGGCGCCGCGCTGCACGACATACTGCGAGTGATCGCCGAGCGCGCGCCGTGGACGGAAGTGGTCTTCTGTCCGGCCCGGGTGCAGGGCGATGGGGCCGCGGCGGACATCGCGCGGGCGCTCGGCGCGGTGGGCCGAGCGGCCGGGGTGGAGGTGGTCATAGTGGGGCGGGGCGGGGGATCGACGGAGGACCTGTGGGCGTTCAACGAGGAGGTCGTGGCGCGCGCCATATCGGCCTCACCGGTGCCCGTCGTGAGCGCCGTCGGGCACGAGGTCGACGTGACCATCGCGGACCTGGTGGCGGACGTGCGTGCCCCCACGCCCTCCGCGGCGGCGGAGATCGTCGTGCCCGATCGGGTGGCGCTCGCGCGCGAAGTGGAGGACGCGAGCACCAGACTCGCGCGCGCGCTGAGGCATTACGTGCGCGCGCGCCGCTCGCGGCTGGCGCTGCTCGCCGAGCGCGCTCGGGGCGCGGCCAGCCGACGCCTGCGCGAACGCCGAGAGCGCCTGGGCCGGCTGGCCGCGCAGTTGGACGCGCTGTCCCCGCTCGGGGCGCTGGGGCGTGGCTACGCGGTGCCGCTGGGCGCGGACGGACGCGTCCTGCGATCGGCGGACGAGTTCGTTTCGGCGCTGCCGTTCCGCTTGCGCGTGGTGGACGGCGAGGTGGATTGCCGCGTGGAGGACTAACGGCTCGACCACGCGGCCGGACGCGGGGAGTCGCCCGATTGTTCGCGCCTCTCCGGTCGGGTATGCTTCCCACATGAATCAGACTTCCAATGACGTCGATGAGGGGTCGTCCCCGTCGCCGGCGGACAACGTGAGCCTGGACGAACGTCTGTCTCGGCTCGAGCGGATCGTCCGGGAGCTGGAGCGCGACGACCAGCAACTGGACGACGCGCTGCGCCTCTTCGAGGAGGGCGTCGAGCACGTACGAGCCGCGCGCGAGGCGCTGTCTCGCTCCGAACTCCGCATCGAGAATCTCGTGTCCGACGCGGAGGTCGAGGAGGACGACTCGTTCACGTCGGCGGAATGACGGCCGCGACCCAGACGCTCGACCTCGCGCGCTTCCTCGCCGACACCGCGCGCCGGACCAACGAGGCCTTGGACGACGTTCTGCTGCGCCGCCTGGGCCGGCCGGCCGCGAGCCTGGACCCGGTGCTCCGTTACGGCACGCTGTGGGGCGGCAAGAGGCTTCGTCCCGCGCTCTGCGTCGCCGCGTACCGGGCGGCGGGCGGGTCCGATCTGGAAGGGATCTACGAGCTCGCCGCGTCGCTGGAGTTCATCCACGCGTACTCGCTGCTGCACGACGACCTCCCCTGCATGGACGACGACGACCTGAGGCGCGGGCGACCCGCCGCGCACGCGGTGTTCGGGACGCCGGCGGCCACCGTCGGGGCGGCGGCCCTCATACCCATTGCTTGCGCGTCGGCCGCCAGCGGCGCCGGGCGTCTGGGTCTCTCCGACCCGGCGACGGGCGCGATCGTGACGGTGCTATGCCGCGCCGCCGGCGCGGGCGGCATGATCGGCGGCCAGATCCTGGACCTCGCGGCGGAGGGCGGCGGGGCGGGGCTCGAGGAGCTGGAACGGGTGCACGCGCTCAAGACGGGCGCGCTGCTGTCCGCTGCCGCCGAGATGGGCGCGCTCGCGGCCGGGGCGAGCCCCGCGATGACGGAGGCGTGCGCGGCGTACGGCCGCCACCTGGGGCTGGCGTTTCAGATCGCCGACGACGTGCTGGAGGCCACGTCGGCCGCGGATGTCCTGGGCAAGCCCGTGGACGGAGATCTCTCGCTGGGAAAGTCCACCTTCCCGTCGCTGCTGGGCGCGGCCGGCGCGCGCGAGCGCGCCCTGGCCGAGGCCGAACGCGCGCGCGCGGCGCTGCGGGCTGCGGGCCTCGAGGATCCGCTGCTCTTCGCGCTGGCCGCGTACGCCGCCGAGAGGGACAAGTGAGCAGCGGGGTCGTGCGCACCATTGGCGTGGTGGGACACCCGCGCTACGCGGGCATGTCCTCGGTGGTAGGGGAGCTGGGCGCGTTCGTGCGGGAGCGAGGCCTGGCCCTACAGGCGGAGCCGGAGTTGGCCGACCTGCTACCCGGCGCGGACGCCATCCGGCCCGGCGAGATCGACCTCCTCGTCACCCTGGGAGGCGACGGCACGCTGCTGCGCGGCGCCAGGCTCGTCGCCGGCACCGATACGCTGCTTCTCGGGGTGAACCTGGGACACCTGGGGTTCCTCACGTCGGCGTCCCCGGAGCACCTTCGGCCGGCGCTCGACGCGGTGCTTTCGGACGAGTATTGGCTGGACGAGCGGGGCACCCTGGAGGCCGTGGTGGAGGGACACCCGGCTACCTTCACGGCGCTGAACGACGTCGTCCTGCACCTCTCCGGAATGGCCCGCTTGATCCGGCTGGCGCTGTACGTTGGCACGGGTGAGCAGAGGGAGCACATCGGCTCCTACAGCGCCGACGGGCTCGTGCTCGCCACCCCCACGGGCTCGACCGCCTACTCGCTGTCGGCGGGGGGGCCGATCGTGGCTCCGGGTATGGAGTGCATCCTGGCTACGCCCATCAACCCGCACTCGTTGACCATCCGGCCGCTGGTCGTGCCGGCCTCGAGCGTGGTGTCGGTGGAGCTGCTGCCGCCCCAGGAGGTGGCCGCCCTGACCGTGGATGGGCAGGAGAGCGCCGAGGTTCCAGCGGGCGTCCCCGTCGTGGTGCGGCGGGGGTCGGCGTCGGTACGACTCGTCCGCTTTCCGGGCCAGAGCTTCTTCCAGACGCTACGGCGCAAGCTGCACTGGGCCATCCCTCAGCGCCCCGAAGACGGCGCCGACCCACCGGCCATGGCGTCGCCCGCGCCGGCACCGGATGGTGACGCGTGATCATCGAGCTGAGAATCCGGAACCTGGCGGTGATCGAACGCGCGTCGGTCACCCTCGGCGCCGGGCTCAACGCGCTCACCGGGGAGACGGGGGCGGGCAAATCGATCATCGTCGGCGCCCTGTCGCTGCTCCTTGGGGAGAGGGCGTCGGCCGCCGTGGTGCGGCCCGGAGCCGACAAGGCGACGGTGGAAGGCGTCTTCGACGTGAGCGGCAACGAGCGCCTTATCGCTGCGCTGGACGAGCAGGGAGTCGGCGTAGAGGACGGGCTGCTGATTCTGCGGCGGGAGGTGGCCGCCGAGGGGCGCAACCGGGCCTGGGTAAACGGGTTGGCCGCGACCGCGTCGGTCGTGGGCGGGCTGGGCCGGCTGCTGGTCGACCTGCACGGTCAGCATGAGCACCAGTCGCTGATCCGGCCCGCCGAGCAGCGCGCCATCCTCGACGCCTTCGGCGACGCCCAGCCGGCCGCAGCCCGGGTCGCGGCGGCGTACGAGGAGTGCGCCGGGCTCAAAGGCCACATCGCCGATCTGG is drawn from Gemmatimonadota bacterium and contains these coding sequences:
- the rpmI gene encoding 50S ribosomal protein L35 produces the protein MPKMKSNRAAAKRFRRTATGKLKRNKAFKSHILTKKSPKRKRQLRGSTMVSAADKKRVNRLLGGK
- a CDS encoding phenylalanine--tRNA ligase subunit alpha; translation: MLAAAQAEAAGASGVDDLEAVRVRWLGRKEGRLTAVLRGLSSLPAEQRGAVGAAANRAKQVLSEALDQRVASLRAEPAAEGGLDLSMPGRREWRGGVHPVTVVIDEICDIFRGLGFTRARGPEVETDWHNFVALNTPLDHPAADEHDTMWLGPHTLLRSHTSPVQIRTMQAYEPPVRIVVPGMAYRRDPFDASHAPAFEQIEGLAVDEGITFVEFKWTLAEFARQFFGADTRTRFRPSYFPFTEPSAEVDVTCMICDAQGCSACKGTGWIEIMGAGMVDPAVFERVGYDPERYTGFAFGMGPARIAMLRYGVPDIRIFYDSDIRFLEQFAR
- a CDS encoding bifunctional 5,10-methylenetetrahydrofolate dehydrogenase/5,10-methenyltetrahydrofolate cyclohydrolase; its protein translation is MRIISGKDLSEEMRAEIAEQAGAFTRDTGVRPGLVTVLVGEDAASQLYVRMKGKAADKAGFMSRNMVLSESATQDELLGVIAGLNADPEVHGILVQLPLPDHIAEAAVIDAISPDKDVDGFHSVNTGRLSAGDTNVLAPCTPAGVVEMLVRSGYDPAGKHVVIVGRSNIVGKPLAQLLLRRGRGGDATVTVAHSRTQNLGEHTRQADILVAAVGRAELITADMVKPGAVVIDVGVNRVEDPTREKGYKVVGDVAFDEVAQVAEAITPVPGGVGPMTITMLLANTLEAARRLNSVSVETT
- the infC gene encoding translation initiation factor IF-3 yields the protein MIAGPFLLSHVGGVPIAVDKRTRVNDQIRISPVRVVDENGEQLGILGLDEAKTAASDRGLDLVEVAPMARPPVCRIMDYGKFKYEEARKAREARKKQHTTHVKEVKFRPGIEEHDFAFKVRHARRFLTEGDKVKATMMFRGRQMAHPEIGREVLDRVADAVEDLGKVESAPSMEGRFMIMILAPRK
- the rplT gene encoding 50S ribosomal protein L20, which gives rise to MGRVTSAVQRHRKKKRYFKAAKGYWGARSKLWRIAKNAVERGWQYSYRDRKQRKRVFRRLWITRINAAAREHDMSYSRFMNGLKHSGIEINRKVLADLAVRQPDAFAELVGRARAGLE
- the xseB gene encoding exodeoxyribonuclease VII small subunit, with product MNQTSNDVDEGSSPSPADNVSLDERLSRLERIVRELERDDQQLDDALRLFEEGVEHVRAAREALSRSELRIENLVSDAEVEEDDSFTSAE
- a CDS encoding cell division protein ZapA, which gives rise to MQGDQELRPIQQELEASQRTSVTVAIGGDEYNLRVITTPEYALRCAGVVDASMQEITSRAALVDPHRAAILAALSVADRMFRAEAQVGVEKAWAADRAGALADRIQERLAESSA
- the rny gene encoding ribonuclease Y, with amino-acid sequence MDGLPIEVAAPLAFVLGGLTAWAVARVLRARGFRSAREEADRMVSEATQDADRVRKEAELAGKESVFRAKEAWERDEAELRREAKDVEGRLESRRGTLDRREESIARREEELSSQEHALAGKMDALRAQAEGLERQRGEVRGRLEKLAGLSAQDAKRHLIQEFEEEARAEGANRLREIRESAKRDADREARNIISLAIQRIAADHTAESTVSVVSLPSDEMKGRIIGREGRNIRAFEQATGIDVIIDDTPEAVILSGFDPIRRETARISLEKLITDGRIHPGRIEEVVAKSRKEVDGAMVEAAEEILYEMGVHGVHAEIVKVLGRLKYRTSYGQNQLLHSKEVAIVAGNMAMEMGLDATMAKRMGLLHDVGKGLTHDHEGTHVELGYRLCERHGEPEQVLNAIKAHHDEEPHRFPETFLVTAADAISGARPGARREMFETYVKRLEKLEEIAQGFDGVERCFAIQAGREIRVMVDPDNVTDEAMTRLSDQVARKLEDELQYPGQIKVVVIRETRAVDFAR
- the pheT gene encoding phenylalanine--tRNA ligase subunit beta, producing the protein MNVSYQWLREIAPGLEGDAVEVADRLAALGAPADAVTAVGAALGDVVVGRVLEVAKHPNADRLTLCRVDAGGEAPVNVVCGAPNVQAGAFYPFIPVGGVLPGGVKIRKAKIRGEVSAGMLCSARELELGHDHMGILRLGDAHEPGAPFVDAAGLDDTRLELDITADRPDLLCHMGVARALEGVTGVRIPPIPGTDVATSTDPAMASAGAQAEAAGARIEIEDTEACMRFLGTVIEGVRVGPSPEWLEMRLRAVGLRPINNVVDVTNFVNHELGRPMHAYDLDRVRGRRIGVRWGAAGEKVVTLDGEERKLSEGMLVIADAEGPIGLAGVMGGLDSEVSDATTTVFLELAHFDPKSVRATRRAAGLTTDASFRFERGVDPDAAEPALRRALAMIVELTGGQVVGDIGDAHPAPSVAHEVTLRTDRVRHLLGVPLTTERVRELLAPIGLEVVDADADATTYRVPGHRLTDLTREVDLIEEVARHAGYDSFPEERLPIRPSAVPDAPLSVLEGRLRERWVGRGFLEARTAAFAPEEEGDVALLNPLSSEESRLRRSLVPGLIRRLRFNQARGARDVRLFEIGTGFAAALSEDDMPRETTRLAAAFTGARRAPHWESPVPEWDVWDARGLLEDMADALELSASVVGWSAAAPRTDIGASLGGTGLDAPSALRLIDAEGAIVGVAGPVAAAVADAPPWSAPWWALEVLLPSDPDLSDRRRLIPLPAQPAVERDLALATPIEMPAAEVDRGIRAAASELLVGLTLFDVYVGPGVDAGRRSLAFRLRFQAPDRTLTDSEVDAEVARVLDRLAEELDVRQRS
- the xseA gene encoding exodeoxyribonuclease VII large subunit is translated as MTLDLFGRAPPGSREAAERRARTEALVPGRSRDAPLSPSTVNGLAREVLETGFPSLWVAGEVANWRRVPAGHCYFTLRDASAQLPCVMFASQARRLPADPENGMEVRVLGALTLYETRGAYQLRAEMLEAAGGDGLWRLAFERLRVRLQEDGLLAPGRKRALPRCPTRVGIVTSPAGAALHDILRVIAERAPWTEVVFCPARVQGDGAAADIARALGAVGRAAGVEVVIVGRGGGSTEDLWAFNEEVVARAISASPVPVVSAVGHEVDVTIADLVADVRAPTPSAAAEIVVPDRVALAREVEDASTRLARALRHYVRARRSRLALLAERARGAASRRLRERRERLGRLAAQLDALSPLGALGRGYAVPLGADGRVLRSADEFVSALPFRLRVVDGEVDCRVED